One window from the genome of Pedococcus badiiscoriae encodes:
- a CDS encoding 4a-hydroxytetrahydrobiopterin dehydratase yields the protein MSRLLTDEEIGRQLGELPGWTRQGGEISASYQAPDFPTAVRLVDEVALEAEDMDHHPDIDIRWRTVKFVLSTHSEGGLTQLDVELAHRVTQAAARLKATADG from the coding sequence ATGAGCCGACTGCTGACTGACGAGGAGATCGGGCGCCAGCTCGGCGAGCTGCCGGGCTGGACCCGCCAGGGTGGCGAGATCTCCGCGAGCTACCAGGCGCCGGACTTCCCCACCGCGGTCCGGCTCGTCGACGAGGTCGCGCTGGAGGCCGAGGACATGGACCACCACCCTGACATCGACATCCGTTGGCGCACAGTGAAGTTCGTGTTGTCGACCCACTCCGAGGGAGGGCTCACGCAGCTCGACGTCGAGCTCGCCCACCGGGTGACGCAGGCTGCCGCACGACTCAAGGCGACCGCCGATGGCTGA
- a CDS encoding ABC transporter permease — protein MAGPDRAGHPLPHEVITYIIRRLFAAVGLLLVVTLITFAIFYLLPRLAGATPETLAARYVGRSATAATVHLTAVNLGFYDPIYVQYWHWLKGIFTGVDYNIGSGIDHCPAPCLGYSFQTKSAVLPDILRVAPVTFSLAVGAAVIWLLVGVSTGVLSALRRGTFFDRAAMTVSLAGVSLPIYWTGLMALAFFAYQWGLVPPGGSYTPITKNPLLWASDLMVPWITLAFLFSAAYARLTRAGMLETMSEDYVRTARAKGLRERDVVVKHGLRAALTPILTIFGLDLGLLLGGAVLTETAFSLDGLGRYAILAIGDQDLPRILGVVLVASVFVVLANLIVDLLYAVVDPRVRIQ, from the coding sequence GTGGCCGGTCCTGACCGGGCCGGCCACCCCCTGCCACACGAAGTGATCACCTACATCATCCGGCGACTGTTCGCCGCCGTCGGCCTCCTCCTGGTCGTCACCCTCATCACGTTCGCGATCTTCTACCTCCTCCCCCGGCTGGCCGGCGCCACCCCCGAGACGCTGGCGGCCCGCTACGTGGGTCGGTCCGCCACGGCCGCGACCGTTCACCTGACGGCCGTGAACCTCGGCTTCTACGACCCCATCTACGTGCAGTACTGGCACTGGCTGAAGGGCATCTTCACCGGCGTCGACTACAACATCGGCTCCGGCATCGACCACTGCCCCGCCCCGTGCCTGGGCTACTCCTTCCAGACCAAGTCGGCCGTCCTGCCCGACATCCTGCGCGTCGCCCCGGTGACCTTCTCGCTCGCGGTCGGCGCAGCGGTGATCTGGCTCCTGGTGGGCGTCTCGACCGGTGTCCTGTCCGCGCTGCGTCGCGGCACCTTCTTCGACCGCGCCGCGATGACCGTCTCCCTCGCGGGCGTGTCGCTCCCGATCTACTGGACCGGCCTGATGGCGCTGGCCTTCTTCGCCTACCAGTGGGGCCTGGTCCCGCCCGGCGGCAGCTACACCCCCATCACCAAGAACCCCCTGCTGTGGGCCAGCGACCTCATGGTCCCCTGGATCACCCTGGCCTTCCTCTTCTCGGCGGCGTATGCGCGACTCACCCGCGCAGGCATGCTCGAGACGATGAGCGAGGACTACGTCCGCACCGCGCGCGCCAAGGGCCTGCGCGAACGCGACGTCGTCGTCAAGCACGGACTGCGGGCGGCACTGACGCCCATCCTGACCATCTTCGGCCTCGACCTCGGGCTGCTGCTCGGCGGCGCCGTCCTGACCGAGACCGCGTTCAGCCTCGACGGGCTGGGCCGCTACGCCATCCTGGCGATCGGCGACCAGGACCTCCCTCGTATCCTGGGCGTCGTCCTCGTGGCGTCGGTCTTCGTCGTGCTGGCGAACCTGATCGTTGACCTGTTGTATGCCGTCGTCGACCCGAGAGTGCGGATCCAGTGA
- a CDS encoding ABC transporter ATP-binding protein, with translation MNQPTETADSTSTPRAEPLLSVSELTKHFPIRRGLLQRQVGAVQAVDSLTFDVAKGETLSLVGESGCGKTTTGRMLTRLIEPTGGTILFEGRDITHLSTGKMRPLRKDVQMIFQDPYGSLNPRHTVGTIVGAPYRLQNVKTEHGTKRAVQDLLELVGLNPEHYNRYPHEFSGGQRQRIGIARSLALRPKLIVADEPVSALDVSIQAQVINLLEDLQNEFGLTYVVIAHDLSVVRHMSDRVAVMYLGKIVELADRDELYARPMHPYTTALLSAVPIPDTNRRAKRERIRLEGDVPSPINPPPACRFHTRCWKAQEICSTQEPPLAALAPGHQVACHFPENVTPAAASAAAASAAPATSAPTATTTTTTTTS, from the coding sequence TTGAACCAGCCGACCGAGACCGCCGACAGCACGTCGACGCCGCGAGCTGAGCCCCTGCTGTCCGTCAGCGAGCTCACCAAGCACTTCCCCATCAGGCGCGGGCTGCTGCAGCGCCAGGTAGGGGCAGTACAGGCGGTCGACAGCCTCACGTTCGACGTGGCCAAGGGCGAGACGCTGTCCCTCGTCGGCGAGTCCGGCTGTGGGAAGACCACCACGGGACGCATGCTCACGCGCCTCATCGAGCCCACCGGCGGCACGATCCTGTTCGAGGGCCGGGACATCACCCACCTGTCGACCGGCAAGATGCGTCCGCTGCGCAAGGACGTCCAGATGATCTTCCAGGACCCGTATGGGTCGCTGAACCCGCGCCACACGGTCGGCACCATCGTGGGGGCGCCCTACCGGCTCCAGAACGTCAAGACCGAGCACGGCACCAAGCGGGCCGTCCAGGACCTGCTCGAGCTCGTCGGGCTCAACCCCGAGCACTACAACCGGTACCCCCACGAGTTCTCCGGTGGCCAGCGTCAGCGCATCGGCATCGCCCGCTCCCTGGCCCTGCGGCCCAAGCTCATCGTCGCCGACGAGCCCGTGTCCGCCCTCGACGTCTCCATCCAGGCGCAGGTGATCAACCTGCTGGAGGACCTCCAGAACGAGTTCGGGCTGACCTACGTCGTGATCGCCCACGACCTCTCGGTGGTCCGGCACATGTCCGACCGCGTCGCCGTCATGTACCTCGGCAAGATCGTCGAGCTGGCCGACCGCGACGAGCTCTACGCGCGACCGATGCACCCCTACACGACGGCGCTGCTGTCGGCCGTGCCGATCCCGGACACCAACCGTCGGGCCAAGCGCGAGCGGATCCGCCTGGAGGGAGACGTGCCCAGCCCGATCAACCCGCCCCCGGCGTGCCGCTTCCACACGCGCTGCTGGAAGGCACAGGAGATCTGCAGCACGCAGGAGCCGCCACTGGCCGCCCTCGCCCCCGGTCACCAGGTCGCCTGCCACTTCCCCGAGAACGTCACCCCCGCCGCTGCCTCGGCCGCCGCTGCCTCGGCCGCCCCTGCCACCAGTGCGCCCACCGCCACCACCACGACCACAACCACAACCAGCTGA
- a CDS encoding ABC transporter substrate-binding protein: MKRTKLTGVASLIAVAALGLSGCAGSSKNPGTGGTSGGGSTTTAAFNAALNASFNPSTKAGGTLKYADDAQPDSTDPGDTYYGYMWDFVRLYGRALTMFKVVPGKGSSELVGDLAEGKGTSPDQGKTWTYKLRSGLKFEDGTPITSKDVKYAVERQYDKEVFPDGPTYLNDMLAWPTGYKGAYKSKGVNTDSAISTPDDQTITFHLKTAFSGFDYVVMTPQTIPVPQAKDTGAKYKEHPISSGPYMFEANSYVEGKGYNLVRNPNWSKATDPNRPALPDRIEMQFNQNAEDIDNRIIAGDLDVHVTGTGVTSATQSRVLTTPDLKARADNPTIARLWYVSIPSTVKPFDNKDCRVAVQYAMDRTSYQTAYGGAFTGGELATTILPPIIPGYQKFDLYPTPGNKGDVAKAKEELAKCGKPSGFATTMGYRSERPKEKAVAEAFQQSLAKVGITVTLKGFPKKDYFSTYCGNPPYVVKNNLGLCVNGWGADWNDGYGFLAQIVDSRVIRDTGGSSNISVRDPAVDKLLDQAQNELDVSKRNAIWGQIDHQVMDDATIYPGVYAKALLLRGKNLTNVWINQQFGYYDYLSLGKS; encoded by the coding sequence ATGAAAAGAACCAAACTGACGGGAGTCGCCAGCCTGATCGCTGTCGCGGCTCTCGGCCTGAGTGGCTGCGCAGGAAGCAGCAAGAACCCGGGCACCGGCGGCACCAGCGGAGGCGGCAGCACCACCACGGCTGCCTTCAACGCTGCGCTCAACGCTTCCTTCAACCCGTCCACGAAGGCGGGCGGCACCCTGAAGTACGCCGACGACGCGCAGCCGGACAGCACCGACCCCGGCGACACCTACTACGGGTACATGTGGGACTTCGTCCGCCTGTACGGCCGGGCGCTGACGATGTTCAAGGTCGTCCCCGGCAAGGGCAGCTCCGAGCTCGTGGGTGACCTCGCCGAGGGCAAGGGCACCTCGCCCGACCAGGGCAAGACCTGGACCTACAAGCTGCGCTCCGGCCTCAAGTTCGAGGACGGCACCCCGATCACGTCCAAGGACGTGAAGTACGCGGTGGAGCGCCAGTACGACAAGGAGGTCTTCCCGGACGGGCCGACCTACCTCAACGACATGCTCGCGTGGCCGACCGGGTACAAGGGCGCCTACAAGTCCAAGGGTGTCAACACGGACTCGGCCATCAGCACGCCGGACGACCAGACCATCACCTTCCACCTCAAGACCGCCTTCTCCGGGTTCGACTACGTCGTCATGACGCCGCAGACGATCCCCGTGCCGCAGGCCAAGGACACGGGTGCGAAGTACAAGGAGCACCCGATCTCCTCGGGTCCCTACATGTTCGAGGCCAACTCCTACGTCGAGGGCAAGGGCTACAACCTGGTTCGCAACCCCAACTGGAGCAAGGCGACCGACCCGAACCGCCCGGCGCTCCCGGACCGCATCGAGATGCAGTTCAACCAGAACGCCGAGGACATCGACAACCGGATCATCGCCGGTGACCTCGACGTCCACGTGACCGGGACGGGTGTCACCTCCGCGACCCAGAGCCGCGTGCTCACGACGCCGGACCTGAAGGCCCGCGCCGACAACCCGACGATCGCGCGCCTGTGGTACGTCTCGATCCCGAGCACGGTCAAGCCCTTCGACAACAAGGACTGCCGCGTCGCCGTCCAGTACGCCATGGACCGCACCTCGTACCAGACCGCCTACGGCGGCGCCTTCACCGGCGGCGAGCTCGCGACGACCATCCTGCCCCCGATCATCCCGGGCTACCAGAAGTTCGACCTCTACCCGACGCCGGGCAACAAGGGCGACGTGGCCAAGGCCAAGGAAGAGCTGGCCAAGTGTGGCAAGCCCAGCGGCTTCGCGACCACGATGGGTTACCGCTCCGAGCGGCCCAAGGAGAAGGCCGTCGCCGAGGCGTTCCAGCAGTCGCTGGCCAAGGTCGGCATCACGGTGACGCTGAAGGGCTTCCCGAAGAAGGACTACTTCTCGACCTACTGCGGCAACCCGCCGTACGTCGTGAAGAACAACCTGGGCCTGTGCGTCAACGGCTGGGGTGCCGACTGGAACGACGGTTACGGCTTCCTGGCACAGATCGTCGACTCGCGTGTCATCCGTGACACGGGTGGCTCGTCGAACATCTCCGTTCGCGACCCCGCGGTGGACAAGCTGCTCGACCAGGCTCAGAACGAGCTGGACGTGTCGAAGCGCAACGCCATCTGGGGCCAGATCGACCACCAGGTCATGGACGACGCCACGATCTACCCGGGCGTCTACGCCAAGGCTCTGCTGCTGCGCGGCAAGAACCTGACCAACGTGTGGATCAACCAGCAGTTCGGTTACTACGACTACCTGTCACTCGGCAAGTCCTAG
- a CDS encoding ABC transporter ATP-binding protein produces MSDPFLDVRDLHVSFETMDGLVKSVDGLSFQLERGQTLGIVGESGSGKSVTSLSIMGLHRGGNARISGQIMLDGTDLVTASDEKVRGLRGKKMAMIFQDPLSAMHPFYTVGHQIIEAYRVHNNVSAGVARKHAITMLDRVGIPQASSRVDDYPHQFSGGMRQRAMIAMALSCDPDLLIADEPTTALDVTVQAQILDLIRDLQSEFNSAVIIITHDLGVVAELADDILVMYAGRSMEYASAHDTFERPQHPYTWGLLGSMPRMDRVRTERLLPIVGAPPSLINVPSGCPFHPRCAFEDRTGGLARTERPEFEETLPGHFVACHLSAEERRRIWETEILPKL; encoded by the coding sequence GTGAGCGACCCCTTCCTCGACGTGCGGGACCTGCACGTCTCGTTCGAGACCATGGACGGCCTGGTCAAGTCCGTCGACGGGCTGTCGTTCCAGCTGGAGCGCGGCCAGACGCTGGGCATCGTGGGTGAGTCCGGGTCGGGCAAGAGCGTGACCAGCCTGTCGATCATGGGTCTGCACCGCGGAGGCAACGCGAGGATCTCGGGGCAGATCATGCTCGACGGGACCGACCTCGTCACGGCCTCGGACGAGAAGGTCCGGGGCCTGCGGGGCAAGAAGATGGCGATGATCTTCCAGGACCCGCTGTCGGCGATGCACCCCTTCTACACGGTCGGCCACCAGATCATCGAGGCCTACCGGGTGCACAACAACGTCAGTGCCGGTGTCGCCCGCAAGCACGCCATCACCATGCTCGACCGGGTGGGCATCCCCCAGGCGAGCTCGCGGGTGGACGACTACCCACACCAGTTCTCCGGCGGGATGCGCCAGCGCGCGATGATCGCCATGGCGCTGTCCTGCGACCCCGACCTGCTCATCGCGGACGAGCCGACCACCGCCCTGGACGTCACGGTCCAGGCGCAGATCCTCGACCTGATCCGCGACCTGCAGAGCGAGTTCAACTCGGCGGTCATCATCATCACCCACGACCTCGGCGTCGTGGCCGAGCTCGCCGACGACATCTTGGTCATGTATGCCGGCCGCTCCATGGAGTACGCGTCCGCCCACGACACCTTCGAGCGCCCTCAGCATCCCTACACCTGGGGTCTGCTGGGCTCGATGCCGCGCATGGACCGGGTCCGCACCGAGCGGTTGCTGCCGATCGTCGGCGCCCCGCCCAGCCTCATCAACGTGCCCTCGGGATGTCCCTTCCACCCGCGGTGCGCGTTCGAGGACCGCACCGGGGGGCTCGCCCGCACCGAGCGACCGGAGTTCGAGGAGACCCTTCCGGGCCACTTCGTCGCCTGCCACCTCAGTGCCGAGGAACGTCGCCGCATCTGGGAGACCGAGATCCTGCCGAAGCTCTGA
- the typA gene encoding translational GTPase TypA yields MPMKTRGDIRNVAIVAHVDHGKTTLVDKMLWEAGAFGEHQHVDERAMDSGDLEREKGITILAKNTAIHYAGKAAADAGLADGATINIIDTPGHADFGGEVERGLSMVDGVVLLVDASEGPLPQTRFVLRKALAAKMPVVLCINKVDRPDSRIAEVVDEVYELFMDLDADEHQIEFPIVYASAKNGRASMTRPENGGLPDSDNLEALFATILSTIPAPTYDDEAPLQAHVTNLDASNFLGRLALLRVHNGTIKKGQQVAWCKVDGSVEKVKITELLMTEALERKPAESAGPGDIIAIAGIPEIMIGETLADAENPIPLPVITVDEPAISMTIGTNTSPMVGRVRGSKVTARMVKDRLDKELVGNVSLRVLTTERPDAWEVQGRGELALAILVEQMRREGYELTVGKPQVVTREIDGKTHEPVERLTIDTPEEFLGPITQIMAARKGRMEQMTNHGTGWIRMEFLVPSRGLIGFRTEFLTETRGTGIGHHVFEDYEPWFGPIVTRTSGSLVSDRTGVVTAYAMVNLQERGTLFVEPTTEVYEGMIIGENSRADDMDVNITKEKKLTNVRASSSDNFEKIVPPRKLSLEQSLEFCREDECVEVTPEAVRIRKVELDQTVRARSAARARNA; encoded by the coding sequence ATGCCCATGAAGACCCGCGGTGACATCCGCAATGTCGCCATCGTTGCCCACGTCGACCACGGAAAGACCACCCTGGTCGACAAGATGCTCTGGGAGGCCGGCGCGTTCGGCGAGCACCAGCACGTCGACGAGCGTGCGATGGACTCCGGTGACCTCGAGCGCGAGAAGGGCATCACCATCCTCGCGAAGAACACCGCGATCCACTACGCCGGGAAGGCCGCCGCCGACGCGGGCCTGGCCGACGGCGCCACGATCAACATCATCGACACCCCCGGCCACGCCGACTTCGGTGGCGAGGTCGAGCGCGGCCTGTCGATGGTCGACGGTGTCGTCCTCCTCGTCGACGCCTCCGAGGGTCCGCTGCCCCAGACCCGTTTCGTGCTGCGCAAGGCCCTGGCCGCCAAGATGCCGGTCGTCCTGTGCATCAACAAGGTGGACCGCCCCGACTCGCGCATCGCCGAGGTCGTCGACGAGGTCTACGAGCTGTTCATGGATCTCGATGCCGACGAGCACCAGATCGAGTTCCCCATCGTCTACGCGTCCGCCAAGAACGGCCGCGCGTCGATGACCCGCCCCGAGAACGGTGGCCTGCCCGACAGCGACAACCTCGAGGCGCTCTTCGCGACGATCCTGTCGACGATCCCCGCCCCCACCTACGACGACGAGGCGCCGCTGCAGGCGCACGTCACCAACCTCGACGCGTCCAACTTCCTCGGACGCCTCGCCCTCCTGCGGGTCCACAACGGCACGATCAAGAAGGGCCAGCAGGTCGCGTGGTGCAAGGTCGACGGCAGCGTCGAGAAGGTCAAGATCACCGAGCTGCTGATGACCGAGGCGCTGGAGCGCAAGCCGGCCGAGTCGGCCGGTCCCGGCGACATCATCGCCATCGCCGGCATCCCCGAGATCATGATCGGCGAGACCCTGGCGGACGCCGAGAACCCCATCCCGCTGCCGGTCATCACCGTTGACGAGCCGGCCATCTCCATGACCATCGGCACCAACACCAGCCCCATGGTCGGTCGGGTGCGCGGTTCCAAGGTCACCGCCCGCATGGTCAAGGACCGCCTGGACAAGGAGCTCGTCGGCAACGTGTCGCTGCGCGTCCTGACGACCGAGCGCCCTGACGCGTGGGAGGTCCAGGGCCGTGGTGAGCTGGCGCTCGCCATCCTGGTCGAGCAGATGCGACGCGAGGGCTACGAGCTGACCGTCGGCAAGCCCCAGGTGGTCACCCGCGAGATCGACGGCAAGACGCACGAGCCGGTCGAGCGCCTCACGATCGACACCCCCGAGGAGTTCCTCGGCCCGATCACCCAGATCATGGCCGCTCGCAAGGGCCGCATGGAACAGATGACCAACCACGGCACCGGGTGGATCCGGATGGAGTTCCTCGTGCCGTCGCGCGGGCTCATCGGCTTCCGCACCGAGTTCCTCACCGAGACCCGTGGCACCGGCATCGGCCACCACGTCTTCGAGGACTACGAGCCGTGGTTCGGCCCGATCGTCACCCGCACCAGCGGCTCGCTCGTGTCCGACCGCACCGGGGTCGTCACGGCATACGCGATGGTCAACCTGCAGGAGCGTGGGACGCTGTTCGTCGAGCCCACCACCGAGGTCTACGAGGGCATGATCATCGGCGAGAACTCCCGCGCCGACGACATGGACGTCAACATCACCAAGGAGAAGAAGCTCACCAACGTGCGCGCCTCCTCCTCGGACAACTTCGAGAAGATCGTGCCGCCGCGCAAGCTGAGCCTCGAGCAGTCGCTCGAGTTCTGCCGCGAGGACGAGTGCGTCGAGGTGACCCCGGAGGCCGTCCGCATCCGCAAGGTCGAGCTCGACCAGACCGTGCGTGCCCGCAGCGCGGCTCGGGCGCGCAACGCCTGA
- a CDS encoding (deoxy)nucleoside triphosphate pyrophosphohydrolase codes for MTTPPEGTARTAVVGAAVLDSLVRPTRLLAARRTEPPALAGGWEMPGGKVDPGETPEQALHREVREELGVEVELGERLPGPLPDGRWPLGETFAMTVWLARVTAGEPAPIEDHDQLRWLEAHDLYAVPWLPADLPIIDLVATYLT; via the coding sequence ATGACGACACCACCGGAGGGGACCGCCAGGACGGCCGTCGTCGGCGCTGCCGTCCTCGACAGCCTGGTGCGTCCCACCCGGCTGCTCGCGGCGCGCCGGACCGAGCCGCCGGCGCTCGCGGGCGGCTGGGAGATGCCCGGGGGCAAGGTCGACCCCGGGGAGACGCCGGAACAGGCCCTGCACCGGGAGGTGCGCGAGGAACTCGGCGTCGAGGTGGAGCTGGGCGAGCGGCTGCCGGGCCCCCTCCCCGACGGTCGGTGGCCGCTGGGTGAGACCTTCGCCATGACCGTGTGGCTGGCTCGCGTGACCGCGGGCGAACCGGCACCGATCGAGGACCACGACCAGCTGCGCTGGCTGGAGGCCCACGACCTGTATGCCGTGCCCTGGCTCCCGGCCGACCTCCCCATCATCGACCTGGTCGCCACCTACCTGACCTGA
- a CDS encoding ABC transporter permease has protein sequence MSAPLELEPGASTAAPESVLEGAGKIEGRSLGQIAWTRLKRDKVAVGGFFFLIFLIAVAILAPVITHFVGGNPNEFHQDLIDTAGGTLGPKSAYGGMSWTHPMGVEPVNGRDIFARIVYGSRISLLIAFLATLLSVVIGTAMGVVAGYFGGWVDAVISRLMDIFLAFPLLVFAIALVGVIPDRAFGLEGDALRITLLVFIIGFFNWPYIGRIVRGQTLSLREREFVDAARSLGARNFTILRSELLPNLMAPILVYSTLLIPTNILFEAALSFLGVGVQPPTASWGGMLSSAVNFYTMPYFMVWPGVAIFLTVMAFNLFGDGLRDALDPRAR, from the coding sequence ATGAGTGCTCCCCTAGAGCTCGAACCAGGTGCCTCGACCGCCGCACCGGAGAGCGTGCTGGAGGGTGCCGGCAAGATCGAGGGGCGCTCTCTCGGCCAGATCGCGTGGACCCGGCTCAAGCGCGACAAGGTCGCCGTCGGGGGGTTCTTCTTCCTGATCTTCCTCATCGCGGTCGCGATCCTCGCCCCGGTGATCACCCACTTCGTCGGAGGCAACCCCAACGAGTTCCACCAGGACCTCATCGACACGGCGGGCGGCACGCTCGGACCGAAGTCGGCCTACGGGGGCATGAGCTGGACGCACCCGATGGGGGTCGAGCCGGTGAACGGGCGCGACATCTTCGCGCGCATCGTCTACGGCTCGCGGATCTCGCTGCTGATCGCGTTCCTCGCCACCCTGCTGTCGGTCGTCATCGGGACGGCGATGGGGGTCGTCGCCGGCTACTTCGGCGGCTGGGTCGATGCCGTGATCAGTCGGCTCATGGACATCTTCCTGGCGTTCCCCCTGCTGGTCTTCGCGATCGCGCTCGTCGGCGTCATCCCGGACCGGGCCTTCGGCCTCGAGGGCGACGCGCTGCGAATCACCTTGCTGGTGTTCATCATCGGCTTCTTCAACTGGCCGTACATCGGACGTATCGTGCGCGGGCAGACCCTGTCGTTGCGCGAGCGTGAGTTCGTCGACGCCGCACGCAGCCTGGGCGCGCGGAACTTCACCATCCTGCGCTCGGAGCTGCTGCCGAACCTGATGGCGCCGATCCTGGTCTACTCGACCCTGCTGATCCCGACCAACATCCTCTTCGAGGCGGCCCTGTCGTTCCTCGGTGTCGGAGTGCAGCCCCCCACCGCGTCGTGGGGCGGCATGCTCAGCTCGGCCGTCAACTTCTACACCATGCCCTACTTCATGGTGTGGCCTGGTGTGGCCATCTTCCTGACGGTCATGGCCTTCAATCTGTTCGGTGACGGGTTGCGCGACGCGCTCGATCCCCGGGCTCGCTAG
- a CDS encoding ABC transporter substrate-binding protein, producing MGLGVAALAVSGCTPVGSGQDASAAKAGQLTVLSLGPVATWDPQRMSSAQDIAFAGRVFVRTLTAFPAGGDVAHQRAVEGDLATTAGSVDGTLKTWSFTLRNGVSWQDGSPVTCDDVRYGISRSFAEPFASEGLNYPLAYLDIPRKADGTSTYAGPDAKDPQGQAAFDKAVSCNGSTVTFRLSVPMADFNQVVALPVFAPFKKAMDKGKDGTFAVFSNGPYQLTSPWDPSSGGTFERNPKWDKKSDPIRQGNPTSVDYVEGTESQTAVQEVINDSPAHRQSVTLDSAPPAMQQHILSDSSLAARSVNPSAQFVDYLAPNVIKGVMRNAKVRQAFALATNREGYVTALGGDSAASSTYTLVGPGLPGHTDADPVGSGPSGDAARARAVLQASGLTLPVKVRVAYRSTPTADKALAALVNGWQDAGFAIELQPISKDYFATVSAPGRTDQTDVFWANWAPAWPSASTVLPALFDSRINVTKNGNGRDFGGFTDEAVNQEITRIGGLRDLTGQAQAWAALDASLAKRGVFIALAQRKALYVAGTAVTGLGANEALGGFVDLAAVGVK from the coding sequence GTGGGTCTTGGCGTCGCCGCGCTCGCGGTGAGTGGCTGCACCCCTGTCGGGTCCGGCCAGGACGCCAGCGCCGCGAAGGCCGGTCAGCTGACGGTCCTGTCGCTGGGTCCGGTGGCGACCTGGGACCCGCAGCGCATGTCGTCGGCGCAGGACATCGCCTTCGCCGGCCGGGTCTTCGTGCGCACGCTCACGGCGTTCCCCGCAGGCGGCGACGTGGCCCACCAGCGCGCCGTCGAGGGCGACCTCGCCACCACGGCGGGGTCGGTCGACGGCACCCTGAAGACCTGGTCGTTCACCCTCCGCAACGGGGTGTCCTGGCAGGACGGGTCGCCGGTCACCTGCGACGACGTGCGCTACGGCATCTCCCGCTCCTTCGCCGAGCCGTTCGCCTCCGAGGGGCTGAACTACCCCTTGGCGTACCTCGACATCCCGCGCAAGGCCGACGGCACCTCCACCTACGCTGGCCCTGATGCCAAGGACCCCCAGGGGCAGGCGGCGTTCGACAAGGCGGTCTCGTGCAACGGCTCGACCGTCACATTCCGGCTGAGCGTGCCGATGGCCGACTTCAACCAGGTCGTCGCCCTGCCCGTCTTCGCCCCCTTCAAGAAGGCGATGGACAAGGGCAAGGACGGCACCTTTGCCGTGTTTTCCAACGGTCCGTACCAGCTCACGTCCCCGTGGGACCCGAGCTCCGGGGGCACGTTCGAGCGAAACCCCAAGTGGGACAAGAAATCCGACCCCATCCGCCAGGGCAACCCGACGTCGGTCGACTACGTCGAGGGGACCGAGTCCCAGACCGCCGTGCAAGAGGTGATCAACGACAGCCCGGCGCACCGCCAGTCGGTGACCCTCGACTCGGCCCCACCGGCGATGCAGCAGCACATCCTCTCCGACTCCTCGCTCGCGGCTCGGTCGGTCAACCCGTCTGCACAGTTCGTGGACTACCTGGCCCCGAACGTGATCAAGGGAGTGATGCGCAACGCGAAGGTGCGACAGGCCTTCGCCCTCGCCACGAACCGCGAGGGGTACGTCACAGCACTCGGCGGGGACAGTGCCGCGAGCTCCACCTACACCCTGGTCGGCCCTGGCCTGCCCGGGCACACCGACGCGGACCCGGTCGGGTCCGGTCCATCGGGCGACGCCGCGCGGGCGCGCGCGGTGCTGCAGGCGTCGGGACTGACCCTGCCGGTGAAGGTGCGGGTGGCCTACCGGTCGACGCCGACGGCCGACAAGGCGCTGGCCGCCCTGGTCAACGGGTGGCAGGACGCGGGGTTCGCCATCGAGCTCCAGCCGATCTCCAAGGACTACTTCGCCACCGTGTCGGCGCCCGGACGCACCGACCAGACGGACGTCTTCTGGGCGAACTGGGCGCCTGCGTGGCCGTCCGCATCGACAGTGCTCCCGGCCCTGTTCGACAGCCGGATCAACGTGACCAAGAACGGCAACGGTCGCGACTTCGGCGGCTTCACCGACGAGGCGGTCAACCAGGAGATCACCCGCATCGGTGGCCTGCGCGACCTCACCGGTCAGGCGCAGGCGTGGGCTGCCCTGGATGCGTCCCTGGCCAAGCGTGGCGTCTTCATCGCGCTGGCGCAGCGCAAGGCTCTCTACGTCGCCGGCACCGCGGTGACGGGCCTGGGTGCCAACGAGGCGCTGGGCGGGTTCGTCGACCTCGCCGCGGTGGGTGTGAAATAG